From the genome of Brienomyrus brachyistius isolate T26 chromosome 8, BBRACH_0.4, whole genome shotgun sequence, one region includes:
- the LOC125747144 gene encoding ras-related protein rab7-like gives MTSRKKVLLKVIILGDSGVGKTSLMNQYVNKKFSNQYKATIGADFLTKEVMVDDRLVTMQIWDTAGQERFQSLGVAFYRGADCCVLVFDVTAPNTFKTLDSWRDEFLIQASPRDPENFPFVVLGNKIDLENRQVTTKRAQAWCQSKNNIPYFETSAKEAINVEQAFQTIARNALKQETEVELYNEFPEPIKLDRNERSKPSEPCSC, from the exons ATGACGTCCCGAAAGAAAGTGTTACTCAAAGTTATCATCCTAGGAGACTCTGG AGTTGGGAAGACCTCTCTGATGAATCAGTATGTGAATAAGAAATTTAGCAACCAGTACAAAGCCACAATAGGTGCCGACTTCCTGACGAAAGAGGTGATGGTGGACGACAGGCTGGTGACTATGCAG ATCTGGGACACCGCGGGTCAGGAACGCTTCCAGTCCCTGGGCGTGGCCTTCTACCGCGGCGCCGACTGCTGCGTGCTTGTGTTTGACGTGACGGCGCCCAACACGTTCAAGACCCTGGACAGCTGGAGGGACGAGTTCCTGATCCAGGCcagcccccgtgacccagagaACTTCCCCTTCGTGGTGCTAGGCAACAAGATAGACCTGGAGAACAGGCAG GTGACGACAAAGCGGGCGCAGGCCTGGTGTCAGAGTAAGAACAACATCCCGTATTTTGAGACCAGTGCCAAGGAGGCCATCAATGTGGAGCAAGCCTTTCAGACCATCGCACGCAATGCTCTGAAGCAG gagacTGAAGTGGAGCTGTACAACGAGTTCCCAGAACCCATTAAACTGGACAGGAACGAGCGAAGCAAGCCCTCAGAGCCCTGCAGCTGCTGA